One part of the Acidobacteriota bacterium genome encodes these proteins:
- a CDS encoding CPBP family intramembrane metalloprotease has protein sequence MNDQRTRQICLYGVLAIGFFLPVVRSVGVLVGQIHLHPATQGRLFFKVVYQIVGLLSLYFALRYQGWRLKDIGLFLEPRLLEIGHAFALFFGAIFLSLIPYFALGQFAPHKTYDSAALFGTSVGFLSILFVLLNPFHEELLVRAYLITEIQGLYRSTTLAVILSVTLQTSYHLYQGLPAALSHVPAFLLFSVYYVRTRRILPVILAHMFLDVTALAAYARGLH, from the coding sequence ATGAACGATCAAAGAACTCGGCAAATCTGCTTGTATGGAGTGCTGGCAATCGGTTTCTTCTTGCCGGTTGTGAGGTCTGTTGGCGTTTTGGTGGGCCAGATTCACTTGCATCCCGCAACGCAGGGGCGTCTTTTTTTCAAAGTCGTCTATCAGATTGTCGGTCTGTTGAGCCTGTACTTCGCTCTCAGATATCAAGGGTGGCGGCTAAAGGATATCGGCCTTTTTCTTGAGCCACGGCTCCTCGAAATTGGGCACGCATTTGCGCTGTTCTTTGGAGCAATTTTTCTAAGTCTGATTCCTTACTTTGCTCTGGGTCAGTTCGCTCCCCACAAGACTTACGATTCTGCGGCGCTGTTTGGAACCAGCGTAGGCTTCTTATCAATTCTGTTTGTGCTACTAAATCCCTTCCACGAAGAACTTCTTGTGCGCGCGTATCTGATCACCGAGATTCAAGGCCTCTATCGCAGTACGACCTTGGCAGTAATCCTGAGCGTGACGCTGCAGACCTCCTACCATCTTTATCAGGGGCTACCCGCCGCGCTCTCGCATGTCCCGGCCTTCCTGTTGTTCTCGGTCTATTACGTGCGCACGCGCCGCATTTTGCCCGTCATTCTGGCTCACATGTTTCTCGACGTCACCGCCCTGGCTGCATATGCTCGCGGCCTTCATTAA
- the obgE gene encoding GTPase ObgE has translation MFIDEAKIRVKAGDGGNGCMAFRREKFIPRGGPSGGDGGRGGDVWMESSERHNTLVHFRFNPEYKSERGRHGEGSNKTGRDGEGITLKVPVGTIVYDEDTGEVVHDFANADDRIVICRGGRGGRGNAQFATSTHQAPREHEDGRPGEERTFRLELKLLADVGLVGYPNVGKSTLISRISAARPKIADYPFTTLEPNLGVVAVGDARNEISFVVADIPGLIEGAHTGAGLGTQFLRHIERTRLLVHLVDVSDGSGRTDVLKDVEVILGELSSFGANLENKPMIMVASKIDVANPEKLKKLKQWSTRKKLKFYPISAVTGEGIDKLKFAMAEAVEKLRAASLSKEPSIAQ, from the coding sequence GTGTTTATCGACGAGGCAAAAATTCGAGTCAAGGCGGGCGACGGCGGCAACGGCTGCATGGCGTTCCGGCGCGAGAAGTTTATCCCGCGCGGTGGTCCGTCCGGCGGCGACGGTGGCCGGGGCGGCGATGTGTGGATGGAATCCAGCGAGCGCCACAATACGCTGGTGCATTTCCGCTTCAATCCTGAGTACAAATCCGAGCGTGGACGCCATGGGGAAGGCTCCAACAAAACCGGGCGAGACGGCGAAGGCATCACGCTGAAAGTTCCGGTCGGCACGATTGTGTACGACGAAGATACCGGGGAAGTCGTCCACGATTTCGCGAATGCCGATGACCGCATCGTGATTTGCCGCGGTGGGCGCGGTGGACGCGGCAACGCGCAGTTTGCCACCTCCACGCACCAGGCCCCGCGCGAGCATGAAGACGGCCGTCCCGGAGAAGAGCGCACTTTCCGGCTTGAGCTCAAACTACTCGCCGATGTCGGCCTGGTCGGGTATCCCAACGTGGGCAAATCCACCTTGATCTCGCGCATCTCGGCCGCGCGGCCGAAGATTGCAGACTATCCGTTTACGACTCTGGAGCCGAACCTGGGCGTGGTTGCCGTGGGCGACGCGAGAAATGAAATCAGCTTCGTGGTCGCCGATATTCCCGGGCTCATCGAAGGCGCGCATACTGGCGCGGGACTCGGAACGCAATTCCTTCGGCACATCGAGCGGACGCGGTTGCTGGTGCATCTCGTCGATGTTTCGGATGGCAGCGGGCGTACGGATGTGCTCAAGGATGTCGAAGTGATCCTCGGCGAGCTCTCCAGTTTCGGAGCGAATCTGGAAAACAAGCCAATGATCATGGTCGCCTCCAAAATCGATGTCGCCAATCCTGAGAAGCTGAAGAAATTGAAGCAGTGGTCGACCCGCAAGAAGCTGAAGTTCTATCCCATCTCAGCGGTCACCGGCGAAGGCATCGACAAATTGAAATTTGCGATGGCAGAAGCGGTTGAGAAGCTGCGCGCAGCAAGCCTTTCGAAGGAACCCTCCATCGCCCAGTAG
- a CDS encoding amidohydrolase, translating to MPATANKLVCAAAMCFLFLCSHAVLAEGPAADTLLLHGRILTVDAQDSIAQAIAIRNGAIVKVGSDAEVLKFAGNAPGVRIIDLKGRTATPGLIDTHAHIAYAGMAEIYGIQLSDATSVAEIVARLKEKIAQVKPGEWVTGAGWDEGKLSDHRYVTAADLDAVSPQNPVWLTHTTGHYGVANSLALKLAHITAATADPPAGTIDRDPSGNPTGVLKEDSAMDPIMELIPEATREEIRQGILHVQKVLLSEGMTAVKDPDISRVVWDAYKSLLDEGQLKERICVLWHAGSTFASAKEALAEINSVPRLPAALGDDHLLSCGVKIYMDGSGGARTGWLYDNWLRDAKTPDATAAGAPNIGYPQVDPDVYREMMRLFQKNGVPVGTHAVGDRSMDWVVDTYALVEEELPRPGLRHSIIHANLPTPHAIDVMRALQKKYDAGYPEMQPGFMWWIGDIYAGNYGPKRGQHLEPFHTLLAQGILWSGGSDYGVTPLPARYGLWASVVRQTAKGTFGLQPFGTAEAIDMRTALRSYTAWGARQMFLESKIGTIEVGKKADIAIWERDLYEIPSGEIKNLKCLMTLMDGVVVYSAPESGITNTIR from the coding sequence ATGCCTGCAACTGCGAACAAGCTCGTCTGCGCCGCCGCAATGTGTTTCTTGTTCCTTTGCAGCCACGCGGTTCTCGCTGAAGGTCCTGCGGCTGACACTCTCCTTCTGCACGGACGCATCCTCACCGTTGACGCCCAGGATTCCATCGCGCAGGCCATTGCCATCCGCAACGGCGCGATCGTGAAAGTGGGTAGCGATGCCGAGGTCCTGAAATTTGCGGGCAATGCTCCCGGCGTCCGCATCATCGATCTCAAGGGCCGTACTGCGACTCCTGGATTGATCGATACCCATGCCCACATCGCCTATGCAGGCATGGCAGAAATCTATGGGATCCAGCTTTCGGACGCCACCTCCGTGGCCGAGATCGTGGCGCGCTTGAAAGAAAAAATCGCGCAGGTCAAGCCGGGAGAATGGGTGACTGGCGCGGGATGGGATGAAGGCAAGCTCAGCGATCACCGCTACGTCACCGCCGCCGATCTGGATGCGGTATCTCCCCAGAACCCGGTATGGCTCACGCACACCACGGGCCATTACGGAGTGGCCAACTCGCTCGCGCTCAAGCTGGCGCACATCACGGCGGCAACTGCAGACCCGCCCGCCGGGACCATCGATCGCGACCCGAGCGGGAATCCTACCGGAGTTCTCAAAGAGGACTCCGCCATGGATCCGATCATGGAACTGATTCCCGAGGCCACTCGCGAGGAGATCCGGCAGGGGATTTTGCACGTCCAGAAAGTACTGCTCAGCGAAGGCATGACCGCGGTCAAAGATCCCGATATCAGTCGCGTGGTTTGGGATGCCTACAAGTCCCTGCTCGACGAAGGCCAATTGAAGGAGCGCATCTGCGTGCTCTGGCACGCGGGGTCCACGTTTGCGTCGGCAAAAGAAGCGCTGGCCGAAATCAACTCCGTTCCACGCCTGCCTGCCGCTCTTGGCGACGATCATCTGCTCTCGTGCGGCGTAAAAATTTATATGGATGGCTCCGGCGGTGCCCGCACAGGATGGCTATACGACAACTGGCTGCGCGATGCGAAAACGCCGGACGCGACCGCTGCGGGAGCCCCGAATATCGGCTACCCGCAAGTGGATCCGGACGTGTATCGCGAGATGATGCGCCTGTTCCAGAAGAATGGCGTACCGGTGGGAACCCACGCCGTGGGAGACCGCTCCATGGACTGGGTTGTCGATACCTACGCTCTCGTTGAAGAAGAACTACCGCGGCCCGGATTGCGCCACAGCATCATTCACGCCAACCTGCCCACTCCGCATGCGATTGACGTCATGCGCGCGCTGCAAAAGAAATACGACGCAGGCTACCCCGAGATGCAGCCCGGATTCATGTGGTGGATCGGCGATATCTACGCCGGCAACTACGGACCCAAACGCGGACAACATCTCGAGCCTTTCCATACTCTGCTCGCCCAGGGCATCCTCTGGTCCGGCGGATCGGACTACGGAGTGACTCCTCTTCCCGCGCGTTACGGGCTCTGGGCCTCGGTTGTGCGCCAGACCGCGAAGGGCACGTTTGGACTCCAGCCCTTCGGCACCGCCGAAGCCATCGACATGCGCACCGCCCTGCGCAGCTATACCGCCTGGGGCGCGCGGCAAATGTTTCTGGAAAGCAAAATCGGGACCATCGAGGTGGGAAAGAAAGCCGACATCGCGATCTGGGAGCGCGACCTTTACGAAATCCCGTCCGGCGAAATCAAAAACTTGAAATGCCTGATGACATTGATGGATGGCGTAGTGGTCTACAGCGCTCCGGAGTCGGGCATCACGAATACCATTCGATAG
- the gyrB gene encoding DNA topoisomerase (ATP-hydrolyzing) subunit B, with product MATKEIPTPVAETKNKNGNPAGYTADSIKVLGGMEAVRKRPAMYIGSTGEMGLHHLVYEVVDNSVDEALAGYADKIEVTIHLDNSITVIDNGRGIPVDNMDIDGEKIPAAQVVMTTLHAGGKFDSNSYKVSGGLHGVGVSCVNALSEELDLEIWRDGFTWEQTYSKGEPTSKLKKAGAAKVKTGTKVHFVPDKTIFTATEYNFDTLSQRLRELAFLNKGLLITLTDDRQTDSKTGEAKKSEFKYTGGIAEFIKHLNRGKAVLHDKPIYMEADKDQVHIEIGLQYNDGYSESVFSFANNINTIDGGTHLSGFRTSLTRTINYAGQQMGLFKDVKENLTGDDVREGLVAVISVKLPQPQFEGQTKGKLNSDIAGVVQAVVNERLGGFFEQNTAVAKKIINKAIDAARAREAARKARDLTRRKGALDGGGLPGKLADCSEKDPSRCELFLVEGESAGGTAKQGRDRRFQAILPLKGKILNVEKARYDKMLAHEEIRAMITALGTGISKEDFDPTKVRYGKIILMTDADVDGSHIRTLLLTFFFRHMQELIKRNNVYIAQPPLFGIKKGKSHQYIKNEHEFVKVMVKRASEGLVIRYGEGAATLEGSALTKFITVLNEYLGFLDKLNKRLREEKITELLPRLDFSKRVDFEGDKANASKKIEKLEKELKKLTKDLGLKSVGTHFDEEHSLWEVHYVNSQGSEHVISWELAATPECRQLIAKFKQIEQYMEPPFVVESVPRASSKAEAAEEAEGDGADSEAAPKKSAKPARRAKEAEIVEKTNARDLFDYVLNEGRKEYTVQRYKGLGEMTAEQLWETTMDPERRTLLSVKLEDIAECETIFTTLMGEDVESRRKFIEDNALDVKNLDI from the coding sequence ATGGCCACGAAAGAAATACCGACCCCGGTCGCAGAAACGAAAAATAAGAACGGCAATCCCGCCGGCTACACTGCCGACTCCATCAAAGTCTTGGGCGGCATGGAAGCGGTGCGCAAACGGCCCGCGATGTACATTGGCTCGACGGGCGAAATGGGATTGCACCACCTCGTCTACGAAGTGGTCGATAACTCGGTGGACGAAGCGCTCGCCGGTTACGCCGACAAGATCGAAGTCACGATTCACCTCGACAACTCCATCACCGTCATCGACAACGGCCGCGGCATCCCCGTGGACAACATGGATATCGACGGAGAAAAAATTCCTGCCGCGCAAGTGGTGATGACTACGCTGCACGCGGGCGGCAAGTTCGACAGCAATTCCTATAAAGTTTCCGGCGGGCTGCACGGCGTCGGCGTGAGCTGCGTCAATGCGCTCAGCGAAGAACTCGATCTCGAAATCTGGCGCGACGGTTTCACATGGGAGCAGACGTACTCCAAGGGCGAACCCACCAGCAAACTGAAAAAAGCGGGCGCCGCGAAAGTGAAGACCGGCACCAAAGTCCACTTTGTCCCGGACAAAACAATTTTCACCGCGACGGAATACAACTTCGATACGCTCTCGCAGCGCTTGCGAGAACTGGCGTTCCTGAACAAAGGCTTGCTCATCACGCTCACGGACGACAGGCAAACCGATTCGAAGACCGGCGAAGCCAAGAAGTCGGAGTTTAAGTACACGGGCGGCATCGCCGAGTTCATCAAGCATCTGAATCGCGGCAAGGCCGTGTTACATGACAAGCCGATCTACATGGAAGCCGACAAAGACCAGGTGCACATCGAAATCGGCCTGCAGTACAACGACGGCTATTCGGAATCCGTATTCAGCTTCGCGAACAACATCAACACGATTGACGGCGGCACGCATCTTTCCGGCTTTCGCACCTCGCTCACCCGCACCATCAACTACGCGGGCCAGCAAATGGGCCTGTTCAAGGACGTAAAAGAAAACCTGACCGGCGACGATGTCCGCGAAGGACTGGTGGCGGTCATCAGCGTGAAACTGCCGCAGCCCCAGTTTGAAGGTCAGACCAAAGGCAAGTTGAATTCCGATATCGCCGGCGTCGTGCAGGCGGTGGTCAACGAACGCCTGGGCGGATTCTTTGAGCAGAACACCGCCGTCGCAAAAAAGATCATCAACAAGGCGATCGATGCAGCCCGCGCCCGTGAAGCAGCCCGCAAGGCTCGCGACCTGACGCGCCGCAAGGGTGCCCTCGATGGTGGCGGGCTTCCCGGCAAACTCGCCGACTGCTCCGAGAAAGATCCCAGCCGCTGCGAATTGTTCCTGGTCGAAGGCGAATCCGCAGGTGGAACCGCGAAACAGGGCCGCGACCGCCGCTTTCAGGCGATCCTGCCTCTGAAGGGAAAAATTCTCAACGTAGAAAAAGCGCGTTACGACAAGATGCTGGCGCACGAAGAAATCCGCGCGATGATCACAGCGCTCGGCACCGGCATCTCGAAAGAAGATTTTGACCCGACTAAGGTCCGCTACGGCAAGATCATCCTAATGACCGATGCCGACGTTGACGGCTCGCACATCCGTACCCTGCTGCTGACGTTTTTCTTCCGCCACATGCAGGAACTCATCAAGCGGAACAACGTCTACATCGCGCAGCCGCCGCTCTTCGGAATCAAGAAGGGCAAGTCGCATCAGTACATCAAAAATGAGCATGAGTTCGTGAAAGTGATGGTTAAGCGCGCTTCCGAAGGCCTCGTCATCCGCTATGGCGAAGGCGCCGCGACGCTGGAAGGCTCTGCCCTTACAAAATTCATTACCGTACTCAACGAGTACCTCGGGTTCCTCGACAAGCTGAACAAGCGGCTGCGCGAAGAGAAGATCACGGAGTTGCTACCGAGGCTCGACTTCTCCAAACGCGTCGATTTCGAAGGCGACAAGGCGAATGCGTCGAAGAAAATTGAGAAGCTCGAGAAGGAACTCAAAAAGCTGACCAAAGACCTGGGCCTGAAGAGCGTTGGAACGCACTTCGACGAAGAGCACAGCCTGTGGGAAGTGCACTACGTGAATTCGCAGGGTTCCGAGCACGTGATCAGCTGGGAACTTGCCGCGACTCCGGAATGCCGCCAGCTGATTGCGAAGTTCAAGCAGATTGAGCAGTACATGGAACCGCCCTTCGTGGTGGAGAGCGTGCCGCGTGCATCGTCAAAAGCGGAGGCAGCGGAAGAAGCTGAGGGAGATGGCGCCGACTCCGAAGCCGCGCCGAAGAAGTCCGCTAAGCCCGCCCGTCGCGCCAAAGAAGCGGAGATCGTCGAAAAGACGAATGCCCGCGATCTCTTCGACTACGTCCTGAACGAAGGACGAAAAGAGTACACAGTGCAGCGCTACAAAGGTCTGGGTGAGATGACCGCCGAGCAGCTCTGGGAAACGACTATGGATCCCGAGCGCCGCACATTACTGTCCGTAAAACTCGAAGACATCGCCGAGTGCGAAACCATCTTCACCACGCTCATGGGCGAAGACGTCGAATCGCGGCGCAAGTTCATCGAAGACAATGCGCTGGATGTGAAGAACCTAGACATCTAA
- a CDS encoding YceH family protein has product MELTLSANEVRVLGSLVEKDSTTPEYYPLSLNALVNACNQKSNRDPVMQLDESAVRDALEALHDRRMAGPAGGADSRVTKYEHRMQEVFNFTRPEIAVLCVLLLRGPQTPGELRGRTERLHSFAALDDVQSALQKLAQRDPSLVKVLPRQPGTKESRWVHLMSGDVAGTEPTHQAMQATDGSAEVGERVARVEEEIAALRRELGEIKDQMERFRKQFE; this is encoded by the coding sequence ATGGAACTGACACTTTCCGCCAATGAAGTCCGCGTGCTCGGGTCGCTCGTTGAGAAAGACAGTACGACTCCTGAGTACTATCCGCTTTCGCTCAATGCGCTGGTGAATGCGTGCAACCAGAAGTCGAATCGCGATCCCGTGATGCAGCTAGACGAAAGTGCCGTCCGTGACGCGCTGGAAGCACTGCACGATCGTCGCATGGCCGGCCCCGCTGGAGGCGCGGATAGCCGCGTCACCAAATATGAACATCGCATGCAGGAAGTTTTCAACTTCACGCGTCCTGAGATTGCGGTGCTCTGCGTATTGTTGCTGCGCGGACCGCAAACGCCCGGAGAACTTCGAGGACGCACGGAACGCCTGCATTCGTTCGCGGCGCTTGATGACGTGCAGTCGGCATTGCAGAAACTCGCGCAGCGGGATCCGTCACTCGTGAAAGTATTGCCGCGGCAGCCGGGGACGAAAGAGTCGCGCTGGGTGCATCTGATGTCGGGAGACGTTGCGGGGACGGAGCCGACGCATCAGGCAATGCAAGCAACGGATGGTAGCGCGGAAGTCGGAGAACGTGTAGCGCGTGTCGAAGAAGAAATCGCCGCGCTCCGTCGTGAACTCGGGGAAATCAAAGATCAGATGGAGCGGTTTCGCAAGCAGTTTGAATGA
- a CDS encoding VWA domain-containing protein: MRIRRPRFSQLQPGPKGCALIVVLALLSCLFVASAFAEEPIKVNVRLVNVAFSARDSRGALVENLSKDDVEVFEDAVQQKVSFFAHSVDVPLTLGLVVDFSGSQDQFTKQHEHDLQVFLKDVLGPKDRVFLVAFGNHVRLVSDFSQSGEQAMQKLDMYRHKDAHFPELGPPESRALGTAFYDSIFYSITEKLVGETGRRALIVFSDGEDNSSSHDMMTAIEAAQSANVLVFTIRYTEKNHGNLTARNKYGIRVMDRIAKETGGQHIDAEATDPKTYFRQIAEELRSSYELAYYPSNPVRDDTFRKIAIRPKTAGITVRSRTGYFSRSAD, encoded by the coding sequence ATGCGTATCCGCCGCCCTCGGTTTTCACAACTCCAGCCCGGACCAAAAGGCTGTGCTCTGATCGTTGTGCTTGCCTTGCTTTCCTGCCTTTTCGTCGCCAGCGCCTTTGCTGAGGAGCCAATCAAGGTTAACGTCAGGCTAGTGAACGTCGCCTTCTCCGCGCGCGATTCGCGAGGCGCTCTGGTTGAGAACCTGAGCAAAGACGACGTCGAGGTCTTCGAAGACGCGGTGCAGCAAAAAGTCTCCTTCTTTGCTCACAGTGTCGATGTTCCCCTCACGCTTGGATTGGTCGTCGACTTCAGCGGCAGCCAGGATCAATTCACCAAGCAGCATGAACATGACCTGCAAGTCTTTTTGAAAGATGTCCTGGGCCCCAAGGACCGGGTATTTCTCGTCGCTTTTGGAAATCACGTTCGGCTGGTCAGTGATTTTTCGCAATCTGGCGAGCAGGCGATGCAAAAACTCGACATGTACCGTCACAAGGACGCACATTTCCCTGAATTGGGCCCACCCGAAAGTCGCGCTCTCGGCACCGCTTTTTACGATTCCATCTTCTACTCCATTACCGAGAAACTGGTTGGTGAAACCGGCCGTCGCGCTCTGATCGTTTTCAGCGACGGAGAAGACAACTCTAGTTCCCATGACATGATGACCGCGATCGAGGCTGCCCAGAGCGCCAACGTTCTGGTTTTCACCATCCGGTACACCGAAAAAAATCACGGTAACCTTACGGCCCGCAACAAATACGGAATCCGCGTGATGGACCGCATCGCCAAGGAGACGGGTGGCCAGCACATTGATGCGGAAGCCACCGACCCGAAAACATACTTTCGTCAGATCGCGGAAGAACTTCGATCATCGTATGAACTGGCCTACTATCCCTCGAACCCAGTCCGGGATGATACTTTCCGAAAGATCGCGATCCGACCGAAAACGGCTGGCATAACCGTGCGCTCAAGGACGGGATACTTCTCACGATCCGCAGACTGA
- a CDS encoding DUF1624 domain-containing protein, which translates to MARPVAVAAPIPVAPVAPQQASRLVSVDVLRGIVMIIMALDHTRDFMTYLRFPPEDMAHTYGALFITRFITHYCAPVFALLAGTGAYLSTRRGKSIAQVSRFFLTRGLWLVLLELTIVDFGWGFVPWAQAGVIWILGWSMVAMALIVFLPLRWIAALGLGMIAAHNLLDPINPAWFGKFYWVWMLLHTPGRIPITDHFSFTVRYVLIPWVGVMATGFAFGKLLLHPDRRKWILTVGICATALFFILRGFNLYGNGIAGLHFGYPRSAGPWSLQPTLSLSVTSFFNVLKYPPSLDYLLITLGPALIALALLDGTKGVRGLSRILMVYGRVPLLYYVLHLYLLNVMARLAALAMHQPAWHGTVIADFAQRPLGYGHGLPFIYLMWMLAVAILYLPCRWFMEFRSRHRDWGWLSYL; encoded by the coding sequence ATGGCGAGGCCGGTGGCGGTTGCCGCCCCCATTCCCGTTGCTCCCGTTGCCCCGCAGCAGGCTTCCAGGCTGGTCTCCGTCGACGTCTTGCGCGGAATCGTCATGATCATCATGGCGCTCGACCACACCCGTGACTTCATGACCTATCTTCGGTTTCCCCCGGAGGACATGGCTCACACCTACGGGGCGCTCTTCATCACCCGCTTCATCACTCACTATTGCGCGCCGGTTTTCGCGCTCCTGGCGGGCACGGGAGCGTATCTCTCGACCCGCCGCGGAAAATCGATCGCGCAGGTGTCCCGATTTTTTCTGACCCGCGGATTGTGGCTGGTGCTTCTCGAGTTGACCATTGTCGATTTCGGATGGGGCTTCGTCCCATGGGCCCAGGCTGGAGTGATCTGGATCCTGGGCTGGAGCATGGTAGCCATGGCCCTGATCGTGTTCCTTCCGCTGCGCTGGATTGCGGCTTTGGGATTGGGCATGATCGCCGCCCACAACCTGCTCGATCCAATCAATCCCGCGTGGTTCGGAAAGTTCTACTGGGTGTGGATGCTCCTGCATACGCCCGGCCGCATTCCCATCACCGATCACTTCTCATTTACCGTGAGGTACGTCCTGATCCCCTGGGTCGGTGTTATGGCCACGGGCTTTGCCTTCGGGAAACTGTTGCTTCATCCCGACCGCCGCAAATGGATTCTCACTGTCGGAATCTGCGCGACCGCGCTGTTCTTCATCCTTCGGGGATTCAATCTATACGGCAACGGCATCGCCGGACTGCATTTCGGATACCCTCGCTCCGCCGGCCCGTGGAGTCTCCAGCCGACTCTTTCGCTGAGCGTGACCTCATTCTTTAACGTGCTGAAGTATCCGCCTTCTCTCGATTACCTCCTCATCACCCTCGGACCCGCCCTCATCGCGCTCGCATTGCTGGACGGAACCAAGGGAGTGCGCGGGCTGAGTCGCATCCTGATGGTGTACGGCCGGGTGCCGCTCCTGTATTACGTTCTGCATCTTTATCTGCTGAACGTGATGGCGAGATTGGCGGCACTAGCCATGCACCAACCGGCGTGGCACGGCACCGTCATCGCAGACTTTGCGCAACGGCCTCTCGGATACGGCCACGGTCTGCCCTTCATCTACCTCATGTGGATGCTGGCAGTTGCGATACTCTATCTGCCCTGCCGATGGTTCATGGAATTCCGCAGCCGGCATCGCGATTGGGGTTGGTTAAGCTATTTGTGA
- the rpmA gene encoding 50S ribosomal protein L27 — translation MAHKKGQGTSRNGRDSNAQRLGFKAFGGQLVPGGTIIVRQRGTRVKPGLNVGRGKDDTLFAKVTGRIKFLDKGSMGKFVMVEPVDVEKN, via the coding sequence ATGGCGCATAAAAAAGGACAGGGAACATCACGAAACGGGCGCGACTCGAACGCCCAGCGGCTAGGGTTCAAAGCTTTCGGCGGACAGCTGGTGCCGGGCGGAACCATCATTGTTCGGCAGCGCGGCACGCGCGTGAAGCCGGGCCTGAACGTGGGCCGCGGCAAGGACGATACGTTGTTTGCCAAGGTCACCGGCCGCATCAAGTTCCTCGACAAGGGATCGATGGGCAAGTTCGTCATGGTCGAACCGGTCGACGTCGAAAAGAACTAG
- a CDS encoding DUF4105 domain-containing protein — protein MRCLRHCAVALAWVWALALTTWSAAALYFDLSPAAYALIVATVYLVAFAAAVAVVKRRVWRLGICHAGFFVVLSCWLALRPPNDRPWQANDAQTPWAEVAGDRITIHNFRHCFYRKETDFTCEWLTKEVSLADLRGVDLFVDYWGSPWIAHPIISFQFGDHDYVAASVEARYEMGQAYSPVRSFFRQFTIIYIFASEGDLIRLRTNYRSGEKVYLFHMKASPEWARALFLQYLAQANRLHEKPRWFNAVTNNCTTNIFANMAATGRMPAGSSRYAWWVLLNGRAAEHLYRGGNLAGDLPFAQLKERAYINPVANTLGNTPEFPENIRAKRPGFESLIRPETTGPQP, from the coding sequence ATGCGGTGCCTTCGGCATTGCGCAGTCGCGCTGGCTTGGGTTTGGGCGCTGGCGCTTACGACATGGTCTGCGGCGGCTTTGTACTTCGACCTTTCGCCAGCCGCGTATGCCCTGATCGTCGCCACCGTTTACCTGGTGGCGTTCGCCGCGGCGGTGGCGGTGGTCAAGCGGAGGGTGTGGCGGCTTGGAATCTGTCATGCGGGATTCTTCGTGGTACTGAGCTGCTGGCTCGCGTTGCGGCCTCCGAATGATCGCCCCTGGCAGGCGAACGATGCGCAAACGCCGTGGGCAGAGGTGGCGGGCGACCGGATCACGATCCACAATTTTCGCCACTGCTTCTACCGTAAGGAAACAGATTTCACGTGCGAGTGGCTCACGAAGGAAGTCTCTCTCGCGGACCTGCGGGGCGTGGATTTGTTCGTGGATTACTGGGGGTCGCCGTGGATTGCGCATCCGATCATCAGTTTTCAGTTCGGCGACCATGACTATGTCGCCGCGTCGGTGGAAGCGCGCTACGAGATGGGACAGGCGTACTCACCGGTTCGTTCATTTTTCCGGCAGTTCACAATCATTTACATATTCGCCAGTGAAGGCGACCTGATCCGCCTGCGGACCAATTACCGCTCGGGTGAGAAGGTGTACCTGTTTCACATGAAAGCCAGCCCGGAGTGGGCGCGAGCGCTGTTTCTGCAATACCTGGCACAGGCGAACCGCTTGCATGAAAAGCCGCGATGGTTCAACGCCGTGACCAACAATTGCACGACCAACATCTTCGCCAACATGGCCGCTACGGGGCGGATGCCGGCGGGCAGCTCGCGCTACGCTTGGTGGGTGCTGCTCAACGGTCGCGCTGCGGAGCATCTTTATCGCGGAGGCAACCTGGCTGGCGATCTGCCTTTCGCGCAGCTGAAGGAACGGGCGTATATCAATCCGGTAGCGAACACGTTGGGCAACACGCCGGAGTTTCCGGAAAACATTCGCGCGAAGCGGCCGGGATTCGAGTCTCTGATCCGGCCCGAAACCACCGGGCCGCAGCCGTGA
- the rplU gene encoding 50S ribosomal protein L21 translates to MYAVIRAGGKQYKVSPGDVVRFEKVNGTDGRVEFADVLAVSAEAGSVVRPGAEARVSGDVVEEGRGEKILVFHYKRKKQYKKLRGHRQDYTAVRITEIAFDGQSFKAPELPKKTPKVKKAAAEHTEAKGSAKPAKKKSAKKAVAKKTTPKKK, encoded by the coding sequence ATGTACGCGGTCATCCGCGCTGGTGGTAAGCAGTATAAGGTTTCCCCGGGCGACGTCGTCCGGTTCGAGAAGGTTAACGGCACCGATGGCCGTGTCGAGTTCGCCGACGTGCTGGCGGTGTCCGCGGAAGCGGGCAGCGTGGTGCGTCCGGGCGCCGAAGCGCGCGTAAGCGGCGACGTGGTCGAAGAAGGCCGCGGCGAGAAAATCCTCGTTTTTCACTACAAGCGCAAAAAGCAGTACAAGAAGCTGCGCGGACATCGGCAGGACTACACCGCCGTCCGCATCACTGAGATCGCTTTTGACGGGCAATCGTTCAAGGCTCCCGAGCTGCCCAAGAAGACGCCGAAAGTGAAGAAGGCCGCTGCGGAACACACCGAGGCGAAGGGATCCGCGAAACCGGCGAAGAAGAAATCCGCCAAGAAAGCGGTTGCGAAGAAGACGACGCCGAAGAAGAAATAA